One Methylobacterium sp. AMS5 genomic region harbors:
- a CDS encoding sensor domain-containing diguanylate cyclase: MQLRIQAAIISAQRAALTRAEAPFEPALRVAGMGLWTCSLPDERLTWSDGVYDLFGLPRGLAIGRPGTLALYTDASRRRLTALRDRAIAEAGGFSLDAELLPAGGGHRWIRITATVESRNGRPMRLYGLKQDITEERRRLEEMRLQAETDALTGLANRACFDARLRDPLSALILIDLDDFKAINDTHGHPAGDRCLREAARRISLTCPRAELVARIGGDEFAVILDADATEAAAYAERLVDVLGRPFDHGGRRYRLGASVGAALCRDVQDPFALADTALYAAKAEGRRTYRLFDAGCLAAASRAGGPPPGG, translated from the coding sequence ATGCAGTTGCGCATCCAGGCGGCGATCATCAGCGCGCAGCGGGCGGCCCTGACGCGGGCCGAGGCACCGTTCGAACCAGCCCTGCGGGTCGCCGGTATGGGATTATGGACCTGCAGCCTGCCGGACGAGCGGCTGACCTGGAGCGACGGCGTCTACGACCTGTTCGGCCTGCCCCGCGGCCTCGCGATCGGGCGACCCGGAACGCTCGCTCTCTATACCGACGCGTCGCGGCGCCGGCTGACGGCTTTGCGCGATCGGGCGATCGCGGAGGCAGGGGGGTTCAGCCTCGATGCGGAACTCTTGCCAGCCGGTGGCGGGCACCGCTGGATCCGCATCACCGCCACGGTCGAGAGTCGGAACGGCCGGCCGATGCGGCTCTACGGGCTGAAGCAGGATATCACGGAGGAGCGCCGCCGACTTGAGGAAATGCGTCTCCAAGCCGAGACCGATGCGCTGACGGGTCTTGCCAACCGCGCCTGCTTCGACGCCCGCCTGCGGGACCCTCTGAGCGCGTTGATCCTGATCGACCTCGACGACTTCAAGGCGATCAACGATACCCACGGGCATCCGGCCGGCGACCGCTGCCTTCGCGAAGCCGCCCGGCGAATCAGCCTGACCTGCCCGCGCGCCGAGCTCGTGGCGCGCATCGGCGGCGACGAGTTCGCCGTGATTCTCGACGCCGACGCGACCGAGGCCGCGGCCTACGCCGAACGGCTCGTCGACGTTCTCGGTCGCCCGTTCGACCATGGCGGGCGGCGCTACCGGCTCGGCGCCTCTGTCGGTGCGGCGCTGTGCCGAGACGTGCAGGACCCGTTCGCGCTGGCGGATACCGCCCTCTACGCCGCCAAGGCGGAGGGACGGCGCACCTATCGCCTGTTCGACGCGGGCTGCCTTGCCGCGGCATCCCGGGCCGGGGGTCCGCCACCGGGCGGTTGA
- a CDS encoding ABC transporter ATP-binding protein/permease, with protein MANAPVPAGEGASAPLERPGLLTTYRRLWPYLWPHGRIDLQRRVFLAFGLLFVAKAATMVMPFTFKWATDALVAAIGSKDGTGEAAAAAVPAGLLSAPFLLIALYGLSRIAMAGLTQVRDGLFAKVAMHAVRKLALQTFEHMHRLSLRFHLERKTGGLTRVLERGRSGIEELSRLMVLTLVPTIVELVLVLGILAYEFDWLYSAVVAAMIASYLGFTWKATEWRIGIRRRMNNSDTEANTKAVDSLLNFETVKYFGAEARETDRYDASMKRYEKASTQTYVSLAVLNAGQAVIFTLGMTAVMLLAARDIMAGNTTIGGFVLVNTMLIQLSMPLNFMGMIYREIKQALIDIDDMFLILHRNPEIADRAGAPPLKVEAGTVRFEDVRFAYIPERPILRGVSFEVPAGKTVAIVGPSGAGKSTLSRLLFRFYEPGAGRITIDGQDITAVRQDSLRAAIGMVPQDTVLFNDTIGYNIRYGRWDATEAEVREAARLAQIDRFIESLPEGYDTPVGERGLKLSGGEKQRVAIARTILKGPPILVLDEATSALDSFTEREIQTALDRVSQGRTTLVIAHRLSTVINADEILVLDKGRVVERGNHAELLARGGVYAALWNRQREADAAREALKRAEDERLLLEEARRSEPVA; from the coding sequence ATGGCAAATGCACCCGTGCCGGCGGGGGAGGGCGCGTCCGCGCCCCTCGAACGCCCTGGCCTCCTGACGACCTATCGCCGGCTCTGGCCCTATCTCTGGCCACACGGCCGGATCGATCTTCAGCGCCGGGTCTTCCTCGCCTTCGGCCTCCTGTTCGTTGCCAAGGCGGCGACGATGGTGATGCCCTTCACCTTCAAATGGGCCACCGACGCGCTGGTCGCGGCGATCGGCTCCAAGGACGGCACCGGAGAGGCCGCCGCGGCTGCCGTGCCGGCCGGGCTCCTGTCGGCTCCCTTCCTCCTGATCGCCCTCTATGGTCTGTCGCGGATCGCCATGGCCGGGCTGACGCAGGTCCGCGACGGGCTGTTCGCCAAGGTCGCGATGCACGCCGTGCGCAAGCTCGCGCTCCAGACCTTCGAGCACATGCATCGCCTGTCCCTGCGCTTCCACCTGGAGCGCAAGACCGGCGGCCTCACCCGTGTGCTGGAACGCGGCCGCTCCGGCATCGAGGAATTGTCGCGCCTGATGGTGCTGACGCTGGTGCCGACCATCGTCGAGCTGGTCCTCGTGCTCGGCATCCTCGCCTACGAGTTCGACTGGCTCTACTCGGCGGTCGTGGCGGCGATGATCGCGAGCTATCTCGGCTTCACCTGGAAGGCGACCGAGTGGCGCATCGGCATCCGCCGCCGGATGAACAACTCGGACACCGAAGCCAACACCAAGGCGGTCGATTCACTGCTGAACTTCGAGACGGTGAAGTATTTCGGCGCGGAAGCGCGCGAGACCGACCGCTACGACGCGTCGATGAAGCGCTACGAGAAGGCCTCGACGCAAACCTACGTCTCCCTCGCCGTGCTCAATGCCGGCCAGGCGGTGATCTTCACCCTCGGCATGACGGCGGTGATGCTCCTGGCCGCCCGCGACATCATGGCGGGCAACACCACCATCGGCGGCTTCGTGCTCGTCAACACGATGCTGATTCAGCTCTCGATGCCCCTGAACTTCATGGGCATGATCTACCGCGAGATCAAACAGGCGCTGATCGACATCGACGACATGTTCCTGATCCTCCACCGCAACCCGGAGATCGCCGACCGCGCGGGCGCGCCCCCGCTGAAGGTCGAGGCCGGCACGGTGCGCTTCGAGGACGTGCGCTTCGCCTACATCCCGGAGCGGCCGATCCTGCGCGGGGTCTCGTTCGAGGTGCCGGCCGGGAAGACCGTGGCCATCGTCGGCCCCTCGGGGGCGGGCAAATCCACGCTGTCGCGCCTCCTCTTCCGCTTCTACGAGCCGGGGGCCGGCCGCATCACCATCGACGGCCAGGACATCACCGCCGTCCGCCAGGATTCGCTGCGCGCGGCGATCGGCATGGTCCCGCAGGACACGGTGCTGTTCAACGACACGATCGGCTACAACATCCGCTACGGCCGCTGGGACGCGACCGAGGCCGAAGTGCGTGAGGCCGCCCGCCTCGCCCAGATCGACCGCTTCATCGAGAGCCTGCCGGAGGGCTACGACACGCCGGTGGGCGAGCGCGGGCTGAAGCTCTCGGGCGGCGAGAAACAGCGCGTCGCGATCGCCCGCACCATCCTCAAAGGTCCGCCGATCCTCGTGCTCGACGAGGCCACCTCGGCGCTCGACTCGTTCACCGAGCGCGAGATCCAGACGGCCCTCGACCGAGTCAGCCAGGGCCGCACCACCTTGGTCATCGCGCACCGCCTGTCGACGGTCATCAACGCCGACGAGATTCTCGTGCTGGACAAGGGCCGCGTGGTCGAGCGAGGCAATCACGCCGAACTGCTCGCCCGCGGGGGCGTCTATGCCGCGCTCTGGAACCGCCAGCGCGAGGCGGATGCCGCCCGCGAGGCGCTCAAGCGGGCCGAGGACGAGCGCCTGCTGCTGGAAGAGGCGCGGCGCTCGGAGCCGGTTGCCTGA
- a CDS encoding LysM peptidoglycan-binding domain-containing protein, whose translation MTAEVRRSIVLAIAGLLGGFAMVVALFGTGELLKRNAAVNPSAETPATPDKPSAGTQIGDRAGKAPSTDSSHAALGALSQEGIGQEGIGQREPTAADARPRADDGTPTFDIVRVEPDGASVIAGRAAPNSRIELLRDGQPFASAQADASGQFALTPPDLPPGSSDIALRATGADGKPLPGRESVTVVVAETRNTKPLIALTAPDAPTRVLSQPGAPDASGKAPATVAAEAPGRAGPESRAAEGTREAGKAASEAGALRIVSVDAQEGGRLHVTGQTTAWSSLRLYLNDTMVASGQSGADGRVAFTIGRGVKPGAYRIRVDSVDSGGGKVKARAEVAFAYPDSVSPTRSADNSPAEKTAPAATGKPAATAPPAPKLKSGEVGAAPSPTAPPPRASSAAGTGPERPAASGTASLAASAPTPGADGKAAALSPRRPDGTEGGAVFVPEVATARITRGDSLWQISRRIYGRGNRYTVIYDANQDQIRDPNRIYPGQMFVLPKNESTPSAPSARSGLDRRT comes from the coding sequence ATGACGGCTGAGGTTCGGCGAAGCATCGTCCTCGCGATTGCGGGCCTGCTCGGCGGCTTCGCCATGGTGGTCGCGTTGTTCGGGACCGGAGAGCTTCTCAAGCGCAACGCGGCGGTCAATCCTTCTGCCGAAACACCGGCCACGCCGGACAAGCCTTCGGCCGGGACGCAGATCGGCGACCGGGCGGGTAAGGCGCCCTCGACGGACTCCTCTCATGCCGCCCTCGGAGCCCTCTCGCAAGAGGGGATCGGGCAAGAGGGGATCGGGCAGCGAGAGCCGACCGCGGCCGATGCGAGGCCGCGCGCGGATGATGGCACGCCGACCTTCGACATCGTGCGCGTCGAACCCGACGGAGCGAGCGTGATCGCCGGGCGCGCAGCACCGAATAGTCGCATCGAGCTGCTGCGCGACGGGCAACCCTTCGCCAGCGCTCAGGCCGACGCCTCCGGGCAGTTCGCCCTGACGCCGCCGGACCTGCCGCCGGGCTCGAGCGACATCGCCCTGCGCGCCACGGGCGCCGACGGAAAGCCGCTGCCGGGGCGCGAGAGCGTGACCGTCGTGGTGGCCGAGACGCGCAACACCAAGCCGCTGATCGCCCTGACGGCCCCGGACGCGCCGACGCGGGTTCTGTCTCAACCCGGCGCGCCTGACGCCTCCGGCAAGGCGCCGGCCACGGTTGCCGCCGAAGCGCCCGGCCGCGCCGGGCCCGAGTCGAGAGCAGCCGAGGGAACGCGAGAAGCCGGCAAGGCGGCCTCCGAGGCGGGCGCTCTTCGCATCGTCAGCGTGGATGCGCAAGAGGGCGGGCGCCTGCACGTCACCGGCCAGACGACGGCGTGGAGCAGCCTGCGCCTCTACCTCAACGATACCATGGTCGCCTCGGGACAATCCGGAGCCGACGGGCGGGTGGCGTTCACGATCGGGCGCGGGGTGAAGCCGGGCGCCTACCGCATCCGCGTCGATTCCGTCGATTCGGGGGGCGGCAAGGTCAAGGCTCGCGCCGAAGTCGCCTTCGCCTATCCCGACAGCGTGTCGCCGACGCGCTCCGCCGACAACAGCCCGGCCGAGAAAACAGCACCGGCTGCGACGGGCAAGCCTGCTGCGACGGCGCCGCCTGCGCCGAAGCTCAAATCCGGGGAAGTGGGGGCCGCGCCGAGCCCCACGGCTCCCCCGCCCAGGGCAAGCAGCGCGGCGGGGACCGGGCCGGAGCGTCCGGCTGCGTCCGGCACCGCGTCGCTGGCTGCATCGGCACCGACGCCGGGTGCGGATGGCAAAGCCGCCGCGCTCTCGCCGCGCCGTCCGGACGGCACCGAGGGGGGTGCTGTGTTCGTGCCGGAAGTCGCCACCGCCCGGATCACGCGCGGTGACAGCCTGTGGCAGATCAGCCGGCGCATCTATGGCCGCGGCAACCGCTACACCGTGATCTACGACGCCAATCAAGACCAGATCCGCGACCCGAACCGGATCTATCCCGGCCAGATGTTCGTGCTGCCGAAGAACGAGTCCACGCCGAGCGCGCCGTCCGCCAGAAGCGGCTTGGACCGCCGGACCTGA
- a CDS encoding TIGR00730 family Rossman fold protein, which yields MVPLTSVCVYCGSGFGGDPAFADAAQRLGTALARQGIKLVYGGGNVGLMGAVASATLEAGGYVTGIIPDFLKSRERMLDAVQETIVVSDMHTRKRLMFDHADAFVALPGGIGTLEELVEQLTWAQLGQHRKPILLLSVNGFWDPLITLIDHMRAHGFIREGLDLNYLVGEDPDLVVDTLREVLARVEPAPMVDELIEKRF from the coding sequence ATGGTGCCGCTCACCTCCGTCTGCGTCTATTGCGGTTCCGGCTTCGGCGGCGATCCGGCCTTCGCCGACGCTGCCCAGCGGCTCGGCACGGCGCTGGCCCGTCAGGGGATCAAGCTCGTCTATGGTGGCGGCAATGTCGGCCTGATGGGCGCCGTCGCGAGTGCGACGCTCGAGGCGGGCGGCTACGTCACCGGCATCATCCCGGATTTCCTGAAGTCGCGCGAGCGGATGCTCGATGCGGTGCAGGAGACGATCGTCGTCTCCGACATGCACACCCGCAAGCGGCTGATGTTCGACCACGCCGACGCCTTCGTTGCCCTGCCCGGCGGCATCGGCACGCTGGAGGAACTGGTCGAGCAGCTCACCTGGGCCCAGCTCGGCCAGCACCGTAAGCCGATCCTGCTGCTCTCGGTGAATGGCTTCTGGGACCCGCTGATCACCCTGATCGACCACATGCGTGCCCACGGCTTCATCCGTGAGGGGCTCGATCTGAACTACCTCGTCGGCGAGGATCCCGACCTTGTCGTGGATACGCTGCGCGAGGTTTTGGCCCGGGTCGAGCCGGCGCCGATGGTGGATGAACTGATCGAGAAGCGCTTCTGA
- a CDS encoding class I SAM-dependent methyltransferase yields MAATIEPGQTIAGEHQGEHYGTVLARLSRNAAVQRYLEIGVAFGDIFSGIACRHGIAVDPGFQLKTNIAANKARVSLFQVMSDVFFANLSLRRHVGGRIDLAFLDGMHLFEFLLRDFFNTEAICRRDSIIVMHDCLPVAEPMADRDPMQAGIRGRGTPFENWWTGDVWKIVPILKRYRPDLDVMLVDAAPTGLVIVTGLDPSSRTLKTNYDAIIEEFSRLPNTAAEIAQVYAEHPIVPTTEALRRLSGRSYAHRGGLRGKLANAIGI; encoded by the coding sequence ATGGCAGCCACGATCGAGCCCGGCCAGACCATCGCCGGCGAGCACCAGGGCGAGCATTACGGGACGGTGCTGGCCCGCCTCTCGCGCAATGCCGCCGTCCAGCGGTACCTCGAAATCGGCGTTGCCTTCGGCGACATCTTTTCAGGCATCGCCTGCCGTCATGGCATCGCCGTCGATCCGGGGTTCCAGCTCAAGACCAACATCGCGGCCAACAAAGCCCGGGTCTCGCTGTTTCAGGTGATGAGCGATGTGTTCTTCGCGAACCTGAGCCTGCGCCGTCACGTCGGCGGCCGGATCGATCTCGCCTTCCTCGACGGCATGCACCTGTTCGAGTTCCTGCTGCGGGATTTCTTCAACACGGAGGCGATCTGCCGGCGGGATTCGATCATCGTGATGCACGACTGCCTGCCGGTGGCTGAGCCGATGGCCGACCGCGACCCGATGCAGGCCGGCATTCGCGGGCGCGGCACCCCGTTCGAGAACTGGTGGACCGGCGACGTCTGGAAGATCGTGCCGATCCTGAAGCGCTACCGGCCGGATCTCGACGTGATGCTCGTGGACGCCGCGCCCACGGGCCTCGTGATCGTCACCGGCCTCGATCCGTCCTCGCGCACGCTCAAGACGAACTACGACGCGATCATCGAGGAGTTCTCGCGGCTGCCCAACACGGCCGCCGAGATCGCGCAGGTCTATGCCGAGCACCCGATCGTGCCGACGACCGAGGCTTTGCGCCGCCTGAGCGGACGTTCCTACGCCCATCGTGGCGGGTTGCGTGGAAAGCTCGCTAACGCAATTGGTATATGA
- a CDS encoding anti-phage dCTP deaminase, giving the protein MVANIPEIPYPEIFFGIVAPIGGDVKACVKDLSRALNALKYEVIEIKVTDVFAPIAKNIIPEVPLSSAPVFERYDSYINYGNQIRQKISDNSFLAALTIGRITYQRNKRAKPDGEGLYSQKAYILHQFKRKEEIDLFRSVYGRLFFQVSVYSRRGSRVDYLARQFAHGKHSSNINDFKTDAEKIVQRDENEQAVGHGQKVSKIFHDADLIINLDLSKPSRSWQIDRFCDLLFGRNNISPNKIEYGMFIAKAAALRTLDLSRQVGAAIFSQQGEIISIGSNEVPKAGGGTYWSDEEIDDREYVREQDSNEVRKIEILLGLFDAMGVNPDDHIGKSSVKDSQFMDALEYGRIIHAEMCAITDAARLGRSLKSGTLFSTAFPCHMCAKHIVSAGIETVIFLEPYPKSLAMDLHTDSISIEGADRGKYQYYPCVRFEHFYGITPRRYRELFERGKRKDDETGQYKDWIKADPRPNLDVKTPFYVEVEEIIVGEYIKSRIEAGLFGDDVFSV; this is encoded by the coding sequence GTGGTCGCAAATATTCCCGAAATCCCCTATCCTGAAATATTTTTTGGAATTGTTGCTCCAATCGGCGGGGATGTTAAAGCTTGTGTTAAAGATTTATCCCGAGCTCTGAATGCCTTGAAATACGAAGTTATTGAGATAAAAGTAACTGATGTATTCGCCCCTATTGCAAAGAATATAATTCCTGAAGTGCCACTTAGTTCCGCGCCTGTTTTTGAGAGATATGACTCTTACATTAATTACGGCAATCAAATCCGACAGAAAATTTCGGACAACTCTTTTCTTGCTGCTTTGACCATCGGTCGAATTACATATCAGAGAAACAAAAGAGCCAAGCCCGACGGTGAGGGCTTGTATTCGCAGAAGGCATATATCCTGCACCAATTCAAGAGGAAGGAAGAAATAGATTTATTTCGATCTGTATATGGTAGATTGTTTTTTCAAGTATCTGTCTATTCACGTCGCGGCTCGCGAGTCGATTACTTGGCAAGGCAATTCGCTCACGGAAAGCACAGCTCCAATATCAATGATTTCAAAACTGATGCCGAAAAAATTGTTCAACGCGACGAAAATGAGCAGGCCGTCGGGCACGGCCAAAAAGTATCAAAAATATTCCACGATGCAGATTTAATTATCAATCTTGATCTTAGTAAGCCGTCGCGCTCTTGGCAGATTGACCGCTTCTGCGACCTTTTATTTGGGAGGAATAATATATCTCCAAATAAAATAGAATATGGAATGTTTATTGCGAAGGCTGCCGCATTGAGGACGTTGGATTTATCGAGACAGGTCGGGGCAGCTATATTCTCACAACAAGGTGAAATTATATCAATAGGGTCCAATGAAGTCCCAAAAGCGGGTGGTGGTACGTACTGGTCTGATGAAGAAATAGATGACCGAGAATATGTACGTGAGCAGGATTCTAATGAAGTAAGGAAGATCGAAATATTGCTGGGACTATTTGATGCGATGGGGGTCAATCCTGATGACCACATTGGCAAGAGTTCTGTTAAAGACTCGCAGTTTATGGATGCTTTGGAGTATGGGCGAATCATCCATGCAGAAATGTGCGCTATCACGGATGCTGCTCGTCTCGGGCGGTCTCTAAAATCAGGTACTCTATTTTCAACTGCATTTCCGTGCCACATGTGCGCGAAGCATATTGTTTCCGCTGGCATTGAGACAGTCATATTTCTTGAGCCGTATCCAAAGAGCTTGGCAATGGATCTCCATACAGATTCTATAAGTATCGAGGGGGCTGATCGAGGTAAATATCAATATTACCCTTGCGTAAGGTTCGAGCATTTTTATGGCATTACACCTAGGAGATATAGAGAGCTATTTGAGCGTGGAAAGCGAAAGGACGACGAAACAGGTCAATACAAGGATTGGATAAAGGCAGATCCGCGTCCTAATTTAGATGTCAAGACACCTTTCTATGTTGAAGTTGAAGAAATCATCGTTGGAGAATACATCAAAAGCCGGATTGAGGCTGGGCTGTTTGGTGACGACGTATTTTCCGTGTAA
- the cysS gene encoding cysteine--tRNA ligase: MTPMLRLYNTLTREKAAFVPIDPTNVRMYACGPTVYDAAHIGNARPIIVFDLLFRLLRHLYGPAHVTYARNVTDVDDKINARALERGITIRELTDGTLAQFHRDIRDLGVLMADDVNRAGDPARFIEPRATDHIAEMHRLIEGLVAAGHAYVAEGHVLFDVPSMPDYGALSKRPLDEMESGARVEVAPYKRSPLDFVLWKPSKAGEPSWPSPCGIDRAGRPGWHIECSAMSWKHLGETFDIHAGGLDLIFPHHENEVAQSRCCFGTDVMARVWLHNGFLQVEGEKMSKSLGNFITIRQVLDDWPGEVVRLNMLKTHYRQPIDWTLRGLEESSRMLDRWYEAAGEAAPDAEPPVGVVEALCDDLNTPAALGELHRLAGTNASALKAGAGLMGFLAVTQAQREAERVGAAGIDVARVAALIAERKAARAAKDWAASDRVRDALTAMGVSVKDNKDGTTTWTVAG; the protein is encoded by the coding sequence ATGACGCCGATGTTGCGCCTCTACAACACGCTGACCCGCGAGAAGGCAGCCTTCGTCCCGATCGATCCGACGAACGTGCGGATGTATGCCTGCGGGCCGACGGTGTACGACGCGGCGCATATCGGCAACGCGCGGCCGATCATCGTCTTCGACCTGCTGTTCCGGCTGCTGCGTCACCTCTACGGGCCGGCGCACGTCACCTATGCCCGCAACGTCACGGACGTGGACGACAAGATCAACGCCCGCGCGCTCGAACGCGGCATCACCATCCGCGAACTGACCGACGGCACGCTGGCACAGTTCCACCGCGACATCCGCGACCTCGGCGTGCTCATGGCCGACGATGTGAACCGCGCGGGCGATCCGGCGCGCTTCATCGAGCCGCGGGCGACCGACCACATCGCCGAGATGCACCGGCTGATCGAGGGGCTGGTCGCAGCCGGCCACGCCTACGTGGCGGAAGGACACGTTCTGTTCGACGTGCCTTCCATGCCCGATTACGGCGCGCTCTCGAAGCGCCCGCTCGACGAGATGGAATCGGGCGCCCGGGTCGAGGTCGCGCCCTACAAGCGCTCGCCGCTCGACTTCGTGCTGTGGAAGCCCTCGAAGGCGGGCGAACCGTCCTGGCCCTCACCCTGCGGAATCGACCGAGCCGGCCGGCCCGGCTGGCACATCGAGTGCTCGGCCATGTCGTGGAAGCATCTGGGCGAAACCTTCGACATCCATGCCGGCGGCCTCGACCTGATCTTCCCCCACCACGAGAACGAGGTGGCCCAGTCGCGCTGCTGCTTCGGCACCGACGTGATGGCCCGTGTCTGGCTCCACAACGGCTTCCTGCAGGTCGAGGGGGAGAAGATGTCGAAGTCGCTCGGCAACTTCATCACCATCCGCCAGGTGCTGGACGACTGGCCGGGCGAAGTCGTGCGCCTCAACATGCTCAAGACCCACTACCGGCAGCCGATCGACTGGACCCTGCGCGGCCTGGAGGAATCGAGCCGGATGCTGGATCGCTGGTACGAGGCCGCCGGCGAAGCGGCGCCCGACGCGGAGCCGCCCGTAGGCGTGGTCGAGGCGCTCTGCGACGACCTGAACACGCCGGCGGCCCTCGGCGAATTGCATCGCCTTGCCGGCACCAACGCATCGGCGCTCAAGGCCGGCGCGGGCCTGATGGGCTTCCTGGCCGTCACGCAGGCGCAGCGCGAGGCGGAGCGGGTCGGCGCGGCCGGCATCGATGTGGCACGGGTCGCGGCGCTGATCGCCGAGCGCAAGGCCGCCCGCGCCGCGAAGGACTGGGCGGCCTCCGACCGGGTGCGCGACGCGCTCACCGCCATGGGCGTGAGCGTGAAGGACAACAAGGACGGCACCACCACTTGGACGGTGGCGGGCTAG
- a CDS encoding CreA family protein: protein MMWLTGTNGSGRSAAAGLVGGVAALVASCLAASAPARAQEPDRIFDKSTVWRPLTPNDKLVVYGIDDPAVAGIACWYTQPEKGGIKGTFGLAEDVSDISLACRQVGPVQFKDKVKQGEVVFSERRSLIFKSMQIVRGCDVKRNALIYMVYSDKVVQGSPKNSTSAVPLAPWGTEPPPKCADFVK from the coding sequence ATGATGTGGCTCACGGGCACCAATGGGAGCGGCCGCTCGGCGGCGGCCGGCCTCGTCGGGGGCGTCGCCGCCCTCGTCGCCTCTTGTCTCGCCGCGTCCGCTCCGGCCCGTGCCCAAGAGCCCGACCGGATCTTCGACAAGTCGACGGTCTGGCGCCCATTGACCCCCAACGACAAGCTCGTGGTCTACGGCATCGACGATCCGGCCGTGGCCGGCATCGCCTGCTGGTACACCCAGCCCGAGAAGGGCGGCATCAAGGGCACGTTCGGGCTCGCGGAGGACGTCTCGGACATCTCGCTGGCCTGCCGGCAGGTCGGCCCGGTCCAGTTCAAGGACAAGGTGAAACAGGGCGAGGTGGTGTTCAGCGAGCGCCGCTCGCTGATCTTCAAGTCGATGCAGATCGTGCGCGGCTGCGACGTCAAGCGCAACGCGCTGATCTATATGGTCTATTCCGATAAGGTGGTTCAGGGTTCGCCCAAGAACTCCACCTCGGCCGTGCCGCTCGCTCCCTGGGGAACCGAGCCGCCGCCGAAATGCGCGGATTTCGTGAAGTAG
- a CDS encoding DUF2865 domain-containing protein, producing the protein MSVIACAASCGSASSRVLPRDLLLEIPSIRTMPMIGPQFRRVIGAALAALVLAGAWPAAAAPDVWACQRYRTELANLNASASTASALQSEVARLESYYRSLNCEGGKFLFFDTRPPQCGAVEARIRSLNATYGGGDGEVVAARRRQLVSAVSNACTGLIPGEGQEGVFGGQTARGGPKVICVKTCDGSYFPMGNLPDGRGGADEMCQALCPGTEAVAYSMPHGDDALKYAATLKGSRAYTALPTAFKFRKSFTADCSCKQEGQTWAQSLVKAESMLVRHKGDIFVTPMTAEKLSRAPKVRLTLVGRADRTAAGLAADAANREGAVGAAETDAAEQAQQTGSTGESRSAIRVIVPSLLPPPELTPIP; encoded by the coding sequence ATGTCGGTGATCGCTTGTGCCGCTTCGTGCGGCTCGGCATCCTCTCGCGTCCTTCCCCGCGACCTCCTGCTCGAGATTCCCAGCATCCGCACCATGCCGATGATCGGACCGCAGTTTCGCCGCGTGATCGGCGCCGCGCTCGCCGCGCTTGTCCTCGCTGGAGCGTGGCCGGCTGCGGCCGCGCCGGATGTCTGGGCCTGCCAGCGCTACCGCACGGAACTCGCCAACCTCAACGCCAGCGCCTCGACCGCGTCGGCGCTCCAGAGCGAGGTCGCGCGTCTCGAGTCCTACTATCGCAGCCTCAACTGCGAGGGCGGCAAGTTCCTGTTCTTCGATACGCGGCCCCCGCAATGCGGCGCCGTCGAAGCGCGGATCCGTTCACTCAACGCCACCTATGGCGGTGGAGATGGCGAGGTCGTCGCCGCCCGCCGTCGGCAACTCGTCTCCGCCGTGTCGAACGCCTGCACCGGCCTGATCCCCGGCGAAGGACAGGAGGGCGTTTTCGGCGGCCAGACCGCCCGAGGGGGGCCGAAGGTCATCTGCGTGAAGACCTGCGACGGGTCCTATTTCCCGATGGGCAACCTGCCGGACGGGCGCGGCGGTGCCGATGAGATGTGCCAGGCGCTCTGCCCCGGCACGGAAGCGGTCGCCTACTCGATGCCGCATGGCGACGACGCCTTGAAGTACGCCGCCACGCTCAAGGGCAGCCGCGCCTACACGGCGCTGCCGACCGCCTTCAAGTTCCGTAAGAGCTTCACCGCCGACTGCTCCTGCAAGCAGGAGGGCCAGACCTGGGCGCAGTCGCTCGTGAAGGCCGAGAGCATGCTGGTGCGGCACAAGGGCGACATCTTCGTCACCCCGATGACGGCGGAGAAGCTCTCCCGCGCGCCCAAGGTGCGCCTGACCCTGGTCGGCCGAGCCGATCGGACCGCGGCAGGCCTCGCGGCCGACGCCGCCAACCGCGAGGGCGCCGTGGGGGCGGCCGAGACGGACGCCGCCGAGCAAGCTCAGCAAACCGGCTCGACCGGCGAGAGCCGCAGCGCCATCCGCGTCATCGTGCCGAGCCTCCTTCCGCCCCCGGAGCTGACACCCATCCCCTGA